The DNA segment GCGGCGCAGCCTTCGACAAAGGTGAATTTCGAAATTCCGCCTCACGCCTGCGACTGCCATACCCACATTCACTTGCCTGAAAAGTACCCGTTCTGGGACGGGCGCGTGTACACGCCTGAGCCGGCCTCGCCGGAAGAAATGGCGGCGCTGCACAAGTCGCTCGGCATCGAGCGCGTCGTGATCGTGACGCCGAGCGTCTACGGCACCGACAACCGCGCCACGCTCGAAGGCATCAAATTCCGCGGCGATACCGCACGCGGCGTCGCCGTGATCGACGACAAGACGTCGGAAGCCGATCTCGATGCGATGGGCAAGGCCGGCATCAAAGGCATCCGCGTCAACCTTGCGACCAGCGGCGTCAACGATCCCTCGATCGGGCGCAAGCGCCTTGAGGCTGCGATCGAGCGCGTGAAGGGGCGCGGCTGGCATGTCCAGTGCTACACCAACCTGGCGCTGCTGACGAACATCAAGGATGTGCTGGCGTCGTCGCCCGTTCCGATCGTGTTCGACCATTTCGGCGGTGCGGATGCCGACAAGGGTCTCGAACAGCCAGGCTGGGCCGAACTCGTCGAAGCCGTGAAAAGCGGTAAGGTCTACGTGAAGATCTCTGGCGCTTACCGGCTGTCGAACAAGGGACCGGACTATCCGGACTCGGTGCCGTTTGCGAAGGCGCTGATCGCCGCCAACCCGGATCGCCTGGTCTGGGGCTCGGATTGGCCGCATCCGGATTCGGTGACGCCACCGGGCAAGAAACCGACCGACCTGAATCCGTTGCTTCAGATCGAAGACGGCCGCGTCCTCAACCTCCTCGCGGAATGGACGCCCGATGCCGCGACCCGGAAGAAGATCCTGGTCGACAACCCGGCACGGCTTTACGGCTTTTCGTGATGTGACCACGATGGCCGGCGCCTCACCGCGCCGGCCATCGCGGCGGGTGACTGCCAAGCGGCATCGCCGGCCGCGACCAGAATGCCGGCGTCCGCGACAGTTGCGCGGCGTGGCGGATCGCCTGAAGCGATCCGAAGCCGGACGGCACCTGCTCCACAAAGGGCGGAACCGCTTCGCCTTTCAAATCCTCGGTCTTGAGGCCTTCAGCGATACGCCCCAGATCCCATAACCATCGTCCGGTTTGCGCCAGCGACACGCGAACGTGCCAGCTGCCGCCCTCCTGCGACTGGCGCGCCTTCGCCATCATGGCGCCGAACGCCATCAGATAGCCGGTGGCGTGATCGAGAATTTGCGCCGGCAATTCTTTCGGCCCGTCGACGCCGGCCGCTTGTCCCTCGGCATGATTGAAACCCGTCGAGGTCTGCACCAGCGAGTCAAAACCGCGGCGGCTCGACCATGGTCCGACATGGCCGTAAGCTGACAGCGAGACATAGACGATGCCAGGATTGATCGCTGCCGCCTCTTCCGGCGAGAAGCCGAGATCGGCGAGCGCCTGCGGGCGATAACCTTGCGAAAAGATATCGGCCTCTGCGAGCAGCGCTTTCATCTGGTTACGACCCTCCTCGCGCTTGAGATCGAGAAAGGTCGAGAGTTTGCCGCGGCCGGTGTCGATGGTGAGCCACGGAATCGCCGGGAGTTCGGGGCTAGACACCAGCATCACGTCGGCGCCGTGGGCGGCGAGCGTGCGCCCCGCGACGGGGCCAGCGATCACGCGCGACAAATCGAGCACGCGCAAACCCGCAAGCGGGCGATCGCCGGCGGGCCATGGCTTTAGCGCGGCCTCTCCGATTTTCTCGAATGTAATGACCGGCAAGGCGGCCAGTGCCCTGGCCTGCGGTGTCGCCGACCATTCATCGTACGACCGCATCATGGAGACCACGCCACCGGCCTCATAGGCGGCAGTCTCGAATGCTTCGGCGTCCCAGGCCATCAACGCCGCCTGGACCTCGTCGCGTTCGGCCTTGCACTTCAGGACACTGCACACGGCATCGCGATGATGCGGAAAATTGGTATGCAGACGAACGAAGCGCTGGCCGCGCGTCTTGTAGACGCCGGCGATCGCATCCCAGGCCGGCGGCGGTGGCGTATCGTCGAGGCGCAAGTAACGCTCGCTGCGGCATTCGACGACGGCGTGACGCATATCGACTGCGATGTCCTGTCCCTGCCCGCTCCGCAATTTCCAGAGTTGCGCCGCCGCAAGCGCCGCCGCCGCAATGCTCGTTTGGGCGGCAGCCGCGACACGAAAGGACGATGGCAGTTGCGGCTCCTCGCCTGTCAGCGTGACGGCATCGAGCGCGGCAGGCTCTCCTCCGGCCAGAGCCCAAAGACGGCTAAGGATTTGTTTCGGGCTTTGCATGTCCGTTGCTCTTCCTTAAACCTCACTGCTCTGCCTTAACCTGGAAGGAACCGCAATGGCCGCGATCGATCCGCTGACTGCCGGGGGCGTCTTGCTTGCAACTGCCTTGACCGATGCGGTCTATGTCATGTTCACGTCGGCTGTGGTGGCGCGAAAGCGCGTGCCCGCGGCGACCTGGAGTAGCATCTGGTATCTGCTCTCGTCCTATGCCGTGATCTCCTATACGGAGAACTGGGTCTATGTCGCGTTTGCGGCAATCGGCTCATGGCTCGGCGCATTTGTATCGATCACCTTTCTGCATCGGCCACCCGGCGGCCCGCCGGTCGGCGCAGCACCGGAGATCTAGACACGCCCGCGTCATCTCGCGACGCGGTTCGCGTCCGAGCTGGCAACGATATTTCTCCCTCGCGAAAAATAGAGGGCGCAGGGAAAGCCGGGCGCCGGTCGCACCCGCCGATGTCCTGGTTCTGACATTCGTATCGTATTGCAGCGATAGCTTTTGCGAATGTCAGAACCGAAGGGACATCGGCAGATATTAATTTTCTAGTGCGGTTTCGGATTTGACATTCGCATGAAGAACTCGCGGCCACACTGATGCGAATGTCAAATCCACCGCACTAGCCTTGCGTATAGAAATAGAAAACACGCAAGTTAGTCACCACAGGTCCGCCGGCATACCCGGCCTTCCCTGCGCAATGGTTTTAACGGTTTGCTTCGTGCTCTCTCCGGAGACCGGGCTTTGTTGCCTCCGTCATCGGCGAAATATCTTCCGCCGATTTAGCACCAGCGTCGGGGCGCCAAGACCACACGACTTCGCCGTCCGCTTTCGCGCCGTTCGTCCTTCGGCCGCGAAAACGTCCACCGCATCCCGCCCAACGTTCGTGACGATGGCCAACGCCCCTCTTCTCAAGCGAGACGGGCGAAGCTGTAAAAGTGATTTGCCCGTCGGCTTAAGCGAAATATTTTCGCCAAAAGGACTGGACAGGCGTGGCGTGCCAATCACTGATTTGCCCGTCGGGCAAATCAGTAACGTCGAAAGGCGATATGTGCCGGAGAATGGCTGACATTGACCGGCGTCACAAGGCCAGCAGCAGTCCAGAAAATAGCAACATGGTGAGAATGATCCGCCGGAACGACGCTTCATTGACACAGCGGAAAGCGAAAATCCCTAGCGCAGCGCCGGCGAGCAGCGCCGGAATACTGGTGACAAACTCAACCAAGACCTTCGAAGACAAATCATTTTGCAACAGCATCAGCACGAGCGAGAAAATCTGCATGGCGGCAATGAAAGGCTGAACCAGCCCGCGCTGCTCGGTCTTGGGAACCCCATGAATATCGCACCAGATGGTCGGGACTGCGCCCGGCATGGCCGTTAACCCGCCGACAAAGCCGCCGCCGAAGCCGATTAATGCACTGCGTCCCACATTCATCTGCAGGCGATGAGAAAGCACCGGCCGGAACAACATGTAGGCCGCATAGCAGGCGATGGCGAGACCAAAGCTCTCTCTGAAGATCCGCGCGTCGGCAGCTTGCAGCAACCACACGGCGATCGGAACGCCAAGCAATCCGCCCACGACCAGTACCGAGCTCTGCTTCCAGCGGATGCTTTTTCTCAACGCCCAAAGATTCGTGGCTTGTACGGTGATGCTGCACGCCATCATCAGCGGGACCGCCTCCAATGGCGGGAGAACGTGAAGGAGAATCGCGCCGGCCACCGCCGAAAAGGCAAAGCCTGCGAGGCCCGAGACGAAGGCGCCGCAAAACACGGCGATACTGAGCAGGCAAAACGACGAGATGTCGCCCATGAGCTACCTTTCCCGGCCGGCAAGATCCTGGAATAACGACTTGGGGATCAGTCCCCGGATAACAGTCCGGGCGGCTCGGGCACTGCCCCGGCATCGCTTCGTGTAGCGGAGACCAGGATCGTGATTGCGAGGATGTGCAAAACGACGAAGCAGACGGCGATCGCTGCGAGCCACGCATTCTCGCCCGGTGCCGAAATCTGGAGTTTGCGTTCGGACGACTTTTCACTGAGCGACATTGCCATGTCCTCCAGCATTTGACTGAGCGTGAAGCTGGTGCCACCTGTTGTCGATCAGGTGACGGTACCGTTGAAGGGCGCGCTCTGCCTGTAGCCGTCGCGAATGGTGCAGCGCTCGAAGGAGACGCCAGAGCAGGCCTTTTTGCCGGATCACCTTTCGAGAAGGACTTTCGGGGGCGACAATCGAAAATACTGCCTCACTCACGGTTGGAGCCCTGCGATCAAACGACGGCACGGAGAATGCCGCGATCGACTGAAACATCTTGTGAAGCAATAACCCGTAGAACACACGCGTGAGACGCTGTGTCTTATCTTCCCTGCGCATGACACGAACACCTTGTGTGAGTGGCTGGATGCGGTCGGGAGTATCGAACGGGACGCCGCGCCTCGCTTTAACGCGGGCTTAATTTGTCCTTATCGTTTCCTTGATTATTGAACGGTGCGTCCTTGATTTCGGGCTCGCCTGCCGCTTGAATATCGACCTCGCCCGCCCCCATCGAAGGCCTTGATTTGCTGTACTTCTTTGACGATTTCGCTCTCGACACCAGCCAGCGGGAGCTGCGCCGTGACGGATCGGCAATTCCGCTGCAACCCCAGGTCTTCGACCTCCTCGAATATCTGATCCGGCACCGCGACCGGGTGGCGACCAAGGACGACCTGATCAGCGCAATCTGGGGCGGGCGGATCGTCTCGGAGTCATCGCTCACCACCCGAATCAACGCGGCCCGCACAGCCATTGGCGATTCCGGCGACGAACAACGCCTGATCAAGACCGTACCGCGCAAGGGCATCCGCTTTATCGGCACGGTGCGAGAGGAAGGGCCCGCTGCGGGCGAGACGATCCAGATCTCACCACAACCCGCGCGTCGTCTGTCTATCGTCGTGTTGCCGTTCGCGAATCTCAGCGGCGATCCCGAGCAGGACTATTTCGCCGATGGGGTCACAGAGAGTCTGACCACGGATCTTTCGCGCATCAGCGGCTCGTTCGTGATTGCACGCAACACCGCGTTTACCTTCAAGGGGAAAGGCGTTGGCCCCGAGAGGCTCGGAAGAGAGCTGAACGTTCGCTATGTTCTCGAAGGTTCGGTGCAGCGTGGCGGCAACCGGCTACGGGTCAATGTGCAGTTAATCGACGCCGAAACCGGCAATCATCTTTGGGCTGAGCGCTTCGACAAACCCGTCGCCGATCTCTTCGACATGCAGGACGAAATCGTCGCCAGGCTCGCCAATGCGCTGAATGCCCAGCTCATCGAGGCCGAGGCGCGGCGCGCGGAGCGTTCGCACAACCCGGATGCCATGGACTTGTACTTCCAGGGCATGAACTGGTGGAACAAGGGAATGACGCCCGAGCATATGGCTCAGGCAAAGGCGTATTTCGAGCGCGCCCTGAAGCTCGATCCAGGACAAGTCGAGTCGCTGGTCGCTATCGCGGCCGTGGATTCCTCGATCGGGGCGAATTTCATGGTCGATGACCGCGACGCGCTCCTTGCGGCAGCCGAGGCAACGGTCACCAAGGCTCTCTCCATGTCTCCGCGGCACGCCCGCGGACACCTCGTGCTGGGCTCCGTGCTCAACGTAACGAAGCGAGCGGCGCAAGGCGTTCGGGAATGCGAGCTGTCGCTGGCGCTGGATCAAAACTCCGCCGACGCCCACGGCCTCATCGGTCTCGCGAAGATTTTTCTCGGCCGTGGCGCGGAAACCGAGGCCCATATCCAGGAAGCGTTCCGGTTGTCTCCCCGCGATATCTTCGCCTTCCGCTGGCTGCATTATGTCGGCATGGCCAGGCAAACGCTCGGCGACGATGCCGGGGCGGTTGCATGGCTGCGGCGGTCGCTTGAGGCCAACCGGAATTATCCGCTTGCGCATTTCCAGCTTGCCGCAGCGCTTGCGCAGATCGGTTCGCTGGAGGAAGCGCGGGCCGCGGTACGAGCCGGGCTTGCGCTCAATCCGGCTTTCACCCTTCGTCGCACGCGCGGCAGAATGAGCGACGATCCGACCTATCGGGCGGGAGCCAAGCGCATCTATGAAGGCATGCAAATCGCCGGAGTGCCGGAGAATTGAAAGCTGACGGTCGCCGTTTCCCCCGGGCCGGCGCGTCTAGCCCATCAAGGTCGGCGGCAACCACATCGCAATATCGGGAAAGGCGCAGATCAGAATAACGGCCACGATCATGATGGCCACGAAGGGCAACGTGCCCCACACGAGTTCAGGATAGGAAATGTTCGGGGCGATGTTGATCAGAGCCGTCTACAAGAACCTGCGGATGCAGGGGTGACCGGAGCCATTGGCAAATTTTCGATTGGGAGTACTGTTGCCCAAACGTTGTTTCGATCGGCCGCACGTTCATGCCCAAATTCCTTCGCATCGGAGTCCATCAGTCGAACGTTTCCGGATACACGTCAAAGGCGTGGTGTGTTCGACGGGTTGGCTCGACGGTTTTCCTGAAGTGGGGCGCCGTGGAAGTTCATGGCGTCGGGGATGGACGAAAGGCTTACTGGACGCTTCCACCGAGGGATAAGACAATTCGTTGCGGCACGGTGCAGCGTGCCAAGGACTATGCAAAAGCAGCGATCGCGCGGCGGCGCATCCATCGCTATGAACCGCTGGTCGGAAATATTGCGACCCGGCGCCGAACCGCCGATCGCGGCGCCGAACTCAAGCAAGCGCTCGCCACGATCCTGTTTGTCGACATCGTCCGGTCTACTGAAAAGGCGGCAAAGCTCGGCGATTTGCGCTGGACGCAGGTGATGAATCACTATTACGCCGCTGTCCGTAAGGAGCTGAAGACGTTGCGTGGAAAAGAAGTGGTGACGACCGGGGACGGACTGCTGGCGACGTTCGCCGCGCCGGCTGCCGGGGTCCGTTGCGCGACCGCAATCCATAAGGCAGTGCGCACGCTTGGGCTCGAGGTCAGGGTCGGGCTGCACGCGGGCGAATACAAGGTGAGCGGAGCGGAAGTGATCGGCCTCGCCTTCCATATCGGCGCGCGCGTCGCTGCGAAAGCCCGCGCCGGCGAAGTCCTGGTCTCGCGCGCGGTCAAGGATCTGATGTCGCAGTCGGGAATAGGCTTCAAGGATCGCGGCGTTCACCAGCTCAAAGGCGTGCCGGGGCGATGGCGCCTGTACCGGGTCGAGCATTAGGTGAACGCCGCGATGCGCTTTTCATGAGCGCGGCCCCTTCGGATCTGGATTATGCTTCAATGAAAATCCCGCGACGGCGGCAGGATGCGGACATTGCGGGGATGGCGGATTTTTTGCGCCGGATTGTCCGGATGCTCGCGCCGGTCGTCATTGAGCGGTTCGACCACGGTAGCACCGGCCGGCACCGCGTGTTTCCGGGGCGCGTCATTGGCGAGAGCGAGCAGATCACCGGAGCGGTCGAACAGTCTTTCGGCGACGAGATGCACGACCTTTTCCGGACTGCTTTGAATAGTGCCCTCGACCAGGATCAACCGGGATCCCATCACCTCCTTGCGGAAGCGCTCCATCACCTTGGGCCACACCACGATGTTGGCGATGCCGGTTTCATCCTCCAGCGTCATGAAGACCACGCCCTTGGCGCTGCCCGGACGCTGACGCACCAGCACCACGCCGGCGCAGCGGACATGTTGCCTGTCCCTGGCATCGGACACCGACGAACACGCGATCACGCCCTCGCGCGTAAACCTGGCGCGCAAGAACTCCATCGGATGGCCCTTCAGCGAGAGGCGAATGGTCTGATAGTCCGCGACCACATGCTCCGACAGCGGCATCGCCGGCAACGGCTTTGCCTGTTCATCCGGCTGCTCGCGGGCGGCAGCGGTCTCGAACAGCGGTAGAGGTACATCATCGGGCAGACGGCGCACCGCCCATAATGCCGCACGACGATCTAGCCCGATGGAACGAAACGCATCGGCATCCGCCAGCAGGACCAGCGCGCGCTTGGGCAACGCGGTGTCGCGGGCAAAGTCTTCCAGCGACGTAAAGGGACGGCGGTTGCGGGCGGCAACGATGCGGTCGGCCCAGTCGTCGGGCTCCTCCATACTGTCATTCCGGGGCGCGCCTCTTGGCGCGAGCCCGGAATCCATTAAGCCGCGTGTTCGCTCAACAATGGATTCTCTGATGCGCAACTGCGCATCAAAGTTCACGCTTCGCGTGCCCCGGAATGACGATTGGATATATTTCAGCCGCTCCTCATCCTCATCGACCCACTTGAAACCATCGATCTGACGGAAGCCGAGACGCACCGCGCAATAGTCACCGTCTTTTTCCTCGAGCGTGTTCTGGGCAACGCTGTGGGACACGTCGATCTCGCGCACCTTGACCTTGTTCTTGATGGCATCAGCGACAATCTGCGCCGGCGCATAAAAGCCCATCGGCTGCGAATTGAGCAGTCCGCAACAGAACGCATCGGGGTGAAAATGCTTCAGCCATGACGAGATATAGACAAGCTGCGCGAAGCTGGCGGCATGGCTTTCCGGAAAACCATACGAGCCAAAACCCTTGATCTGTTCAAAACAGTTCTTGGCGAATTGAGGATCGTAACCCCGCCGGATCATATTCCCGATCATCTTGTCTTCGAAATTGCCGATGGTGCCGACATTACGAAACGTCGCCATCGCACGGCGCAGACCATTGGCTTCCTCGGAAGTAAAGCCCGCAGCCTCGATCGCGATCCGCATCGCCTGCTCCTGAAACAGCGGCACGCCGAGCGTCTTGTGCAACACCTTGTACAGTTCATCAGGAGTGCCGTACTCCGGCGAAGGCGCCGGATAGTTTTCCTTCTCAATGCCGTTTCGCCGGCGCAAGTAAGGATGCACCATGTCGCCCTGGATCGGGCCGGGCCGCACGATCGCAACTTCGATGACAAGATCGTAAAAGGTGCGCGGCTTCAGGCGCGGCAGCATATTCATCTGGGCGCGGCTCTCGACCTGGAAGACGCCGAGCGATTCACCGCGGCACAGCATGTCGTAGACCAGCTTCTCGTCCTGAGGGATCGTCACCAGTTCCCAGCGCTTGCCTTTATGGTTTTCGATCAGGTCAAAGCATTTACGGATGCAGGTCAGCATGCCCAGCGCCAGCACATCGACCTTCATCATGTTCAGCGCGTCGACATCGTCCTTGTCCCATTCGATGAAGGTGCGGTCGTCCATGGCGGCGTTGCCGATCGGCACATAGGTATCGAGCCGGTCCTGGGTCAGCACGTAGCCGCCGACATGCTGCGACAGGTGGCGCGGGAATTCGATCAGCTCGGTGGCGAGTTCAACCGCAAGCTCCACCATCGGGTTTTTCGGATCGAAGCCCGCCTGCTTGACCTGCATCTCGTTGAGGCCCGAACCCCAGCTTCCCCACACCGTATCGGCAAGTGCTGCGGTCACATCCTCGGTCAATCCGAGCGCCTTGCCGACATCGCGGATCGCGCTGCGCGGCCGATAGTGAATGACGGTCGCGATGATGGCCGCACGATGCCGGCCATAGCGGCGATAGACATATTGCATCACCTCTTCGCGCCGCGAATGTTCGAAATCGACATCGATGTCGGGTGGCTCAAGGCGCTCCTTGGAAATGAAGCGCTCGAACAAGAGGTCGACCTTGGTCGGATCGACCGAGGTGATGCCGAGCACGTAGCATACGGCGGAGTTCGCCGCCGATCCCCGCCCCTGACAAAGAATGTTCTGACTGCGCGCATAATGCACGATGTCGTGCACGGTGAGAAAATAATGCGCGTATTTCAGCTCGGCGATGAGATCGAGCTCCTTGCGCAAGGTTGCGCGTAACGTGTCGTCGATATCGCCACCGAAATATTTTTGCACACCCGTTTGGGTCAGGTCTTCCAGATGCTGCTGCGCGGTCTTGCCCCGCGGCACCGGCTCGTCGGGATACTGGTATTTGAGCTGATCGAGCGAAAAGGTGATGCGGTCGGCAAACCGCATGGTCTCGGCAATCGCCTGCGGCACGTCGCGAAACAGCCGCACCATTTCTTCAGCAGGCTTGAGATGGCGTTCGGCATTAGCCTCGGCGCGCTTGCCGACCGCCTCGATGGTCGTCTTCTCGCGAATACAGGTGAGCACATCCTGCAAGCGGCGGCGCGATGGTTCGTGGTAGAGCACCTCATTGGTCGCGAGTAACGGCACACCGGCGCCATCGGCGACGCGCCGGAGCCGCGCCAGACGCCGCCGGTCGTCGCCACGGTAGAGCAGGCTTGCCGCCAACCATACGCCGTCGGCCTGGCTTGACCGCAACCGCTTCAGAATGTCGTGCGCCTTCGCCTCTTCGAAATGGTGCGGCAACGCCATCACCAGAAGCTGACCGTCGGCAAATTCCAGCAGATCATCGAATTTCAGGTGGCATTCGCCCTTGAGCGTGTCCTCGCCACGCTTGCCACGGGTGAGCAATTGACAGAGCCGGCCGTAAGCCGCGCGATCGCGCGGATAGACCAGGATGTCCGGCATGCCGTCGCTAAAGACGATCCGCGCTCCGATCAGGAGCCTCGGTCTGTGCTTGAGCTTGGAATTGTCGAGTTCCTTGAAAGCCCGCACGACGCCGGCCAACGTGTTGTGGTCAGCGATGCCGATCACAGGGAGATCAAGCTCTGCCGCCTGATGCACATAGGCCTGCGGATGCGAGCCGCCACGCAGGAACGAGAAGTTCGTCGTGATGCCGATTTCCGCATAACCAATCATCAGGCGAACAGCCCGTGCATGAACCAGTTCGGCAGTACCGCTTTGCCCTCCTGCTGTTCGATCTCTTCAAAAAGCCCGTCGCGATAGACCCAGAAGCGCAAACCCTCCTCGTCCTCGACGCGGAAGTAATCGCGCGTCAGCACCGCACTTCCCGCCCGCCACCACTCCATGGCGACGCGTTCGGGCCCCTCGACGCGAACCACGGCATGGGTGGCGCGGCGCCAGACGAACCGCGCCGGTGGACCATCCGGCACCTCGGCGATCACCTTGATTTGCTCCGGCCGCTCGAACAGCCGCAAGGGCCGCAGTGGCGGCTCGCCGGCGACACGCGCAGGCCAGGTGGATTGCGCAGCTTCCAGCAGATGATGCTGCGCCGGTGCTTTCAGCACGGCGCGCTCGGGAATGTGGGTGTCCTGCGGCAGGTGAACGACCACGCGCTTGCCGCCGATGCGCGCGGCAATGCGGTCGATCAGTGCCGAGACTTCATCCTGATCATGCACATGGGCGTCGAGATCGCGCTGCTCCTGCACCACGATTTCGGTGCGGCTCGCGGTCAGACGAATGAGATCGAATCCGAAGCCGGGATCGAGCGGATCGCTTAAAGCCTCCAGCCGCTCGCGGAACAGCCGGTCGATCACCTCGCCTCGCGTCACGGGCTGCCCGGTATCGACCGTGATGGTGCGGACCGCACCATCGGTGCGGAAGAAGCGCGCTTCCAGTTGACGCGCACCCTTGCCCTGCTTGCCCATCGCCGCGACCAGCGTCCCGGCCAACCCCGACAAGGTGGCGGAGATCACCGCTT comes from the Bradyrhizobium erythrophlei genome and includes:
- a CDS encoding adenylate/guanylate cyclase domain-containing protein encodes the protein MPKFLRIGVHQSNVSGYTSKAWCVRRVGSTVFLKWGAVEVHGVGDGRKAYWTLPPRDKTIRCGTVQRAKDYAKAAIARRRIHRYEPLVGNIATRRRTADRGAELKQALATILFVDIVRSTEKAAKLGDLRWTQVMNHYYAAVRKELKTLRGKEVVTTGDGLLATFAAPAAGVRCATAIHKAVRTLGLEVRVGLHAGEYKVSGAEVIGLAFHIGARVAAKARAGEVLVSRAVKDLMSQSGIGFKDRGVHQLKGVPGRWRLYRVEH
- a CDS encoding sulfite exporter TauE/SafE family protein, which produces MGDISSFCLLSIAVFCGAFVSGLAGFAFSAVAGAILLHVLPPLEAVPLMMACSITVQATNLWALRKSIRWKQSSVLVVGGLLGVPIAVWLLQAADARIFRESFGLAIACYAAYMLFRPVLSHRLQMNVGRSALIGFGGGFVGGLTAMPGAVPTIWCDIHGVPKTEQRGLVQPFIAAMQIFSLVLMLLQNDLSSKVLVEFVTSIPALLAGAALGIFAFRCVNEASFRRIILTMLLFSGLLLAL
- a CDS encoding amidohydrolase family protein, with amino-acid sequence MLNRRDLLLASVAAGVAMQNRGAFAKAAQPSTKVNFEIPPHACDCHTHIHLPEKYPFWDGRVYTPEPASPEEMAALHKSLGIERVVIVTPSVYGTDNRATLEGIKFRGDTARGVAVIDDKTSEADLDAMGKAGIKGIRVNLATSGVNDPSIGRKRLEAAIERVKGRGWHVQCYTNLALLTNIKDVLASSPVPIVFDHFGGADADKGLEQPGWAELVEAVKSGKVYVKISGAYRLSNKGPDYPDSVPFAKALIAANPDRLVWGSDWPHPDSVTPPGKKPTDLNPLLQIEDGRVLNLLAEWTPDAATRKKILVDNPARLYGFS
- a CDS encoding error-prone DNA polymerase; protein product: MIGYAEIGITTNFSFLRGGSHPQAYVHQAAELDLPVIGIADHNTLAGVVRAFKELDNSKLKHRPRLLIGARIVFSDGMPDILVYPRDRAAYGRLCQLLTRGKRGEDTLKGECHLKFDDLLEFADGQLLVMALPHHFEEAKAHDILKRLRSSQADGVWLAASLLYRGDDRRRLARLRRVADGAGVPLLATNEVLYHEPSRRRLQDVLTCIREKTTIEAVGKRAEANAERHLKPAEEMVRLFRDVPQAIAETMRFADRITFSLDQLKYQYPDEPVPRGKTAQQHLEDLTQTGVQKYFGGDIDDTLRATLRKELDLIAELKYAHYFLTVHDIVHYARSQNILCQGRGSAANSAVCYVLGITSVDPTKVDLLFERFISKERLEPPDIDVDFEHSRREEVMQYVYRRYGRHRAAIIATVIHYRPRSAIRDVGKALGLTEDVTAALADTVWGSWGSGLNEMQVKQAGFDPKNPMVELAVELATELIEFPRHLSQHVGGYVLTQDRLDTYVPIGNAAMDDRTFIEWDKDDVDALNMMKVDVLALGMLTCIRKCFDLIENHKGKRWELVTIPQDEKLVYDMLCRGESLGVFQVESRAQMNMLPRLKPRTFYDLVIEVAIVRPGPIQGDMVHPYLRRRNGIEKENYPAPSPEYGTPDELYKVLHKTLGVPLFQEQAMRIAIEAAGFTSEEANGLRRAMATFRNVGTIGNFEDKMIGNMIRRGYDPQFAKNCFEQIKGFGSYGFPESHAASFAQLVYISSWLKHFHPDAFCCGLLNSQPMGFYAPAQIVADAIKNKVKVREIDVSHSVAQNTLEEKDGDYCAVRLGFRQIDGFKWVDEDEERLKYIQSSFRGTRSVNFDAQLRIRESIVERTRGLMDSGLAPRGAPRNDSMEEPDDWADRIVAARNRRPFTSLEDFARDTALPKRALVLLADADAFRSIGLDRRAALWAVRRLPDDVPLPLFETAAAREQPDEQAKPLPAMPLSEHVVADYQTIRLSLKGHPMEFLRARFTREGVIACSSVSDARDRQHVRCAGVVLVRQRPGSAKGVVFMTLEDETGIANIVVWPKVMERFRKEVMGSRLILVEGTIQSSPEKVVHLVAERLFDRSGDLLALANDAPRKHAVPAGATVVEPLNDDRREHPDNPAQKIRHPRNVRILPPSRDFH
- a CDS encoding winged helix-turn-helix domain-containing tetratricopeptide repeat protein → MLYFFDDFALDTSQRELRRDGSAIPLQPQVFDLLEYLIRHRDRVATKDDLISAIWGGRIVSESSLTTRINAARTAIGDSGDEQRLIKTVPRKGIRFIGTVREEGPAAGETIQISPQPARRLSIVVLPFANLSGDPEQDYFADGVTESLTTDLSRISGSFVIARNTAFTFKGKGVGPERLGRELNVRYVLEGSVQRGGNRLRVNVQLIDAETGNHLWAERFDKPVADLFDMQDEIVARLANALNAQLIEAEARRAERSHNPDAMDLYFQGMNWWNKGMTPEHMAQAKAYFERALKLDPGQVESLVAIAAVDSSIGANFMVDDRDALLAAAEATVTKALSMSPRHARGHLVLGSVLNVTKRAAQGVRECELSLALDQNSADAHGLIGLAKIFLGRGAETEAHIQEAFRLSPRDIFAFRWLHYVGMARQTLGDDAGAVAWLRRSLEANRNYPLAHFQLAAALAQIGSLEEARAAVRAGLALNPAFTLRRTRGRMSDDPTYRAGAKRIYEGMQIAGVPEN
- a CDS encoding CoA transferase, producing MQSPKQILSRLWALAGGEPAALDAVTLTGEEPQLPSSFRVAAAAQTSIAAAALAAAQLWKLRSGQGQDIAVDMRHAVVECRSERYLRLDDTPPPPAWDAIAGVYKTRGQRFVRLHTNFPHHRDAVCSVLKCKAERDEVQAALMAWDAEAFETAAYEAGGVVSMMRSYDEWSATPQARALAALPVITFEKIGEAALKPWPAGDRPLAGLRVLDLSRVIAGPVAGRTLAAHGADVMLVSSPELPAIPWLTIDTGRGKLSTFLDLKREEGRNQMKALLAEADIFSQGYRPQALADLGFSPEEAAAINPGIVYVSLSAYGHVGPWSSRRGFDSLVQTSTGFNHAEGQAAGVDGPKELPAQILDHATGYLMAFGAMMAKARQSQEGGSWHVRVSLAQTGRWLWDLGRIAEGLKTEDLKGEAVPPFVEQVPSGFGSLQAIRHAAQLSRTPAFWSRPAMPLGSHPPRWPAR
- a CDS encoding Y-family DNA polymerase gives rise to the protein MLSLWLPRLPTDRIRRLRAKTLLREAVIGSREDDASNRLEQLDELSIVVARQNNMLRISALNDAATHVGLAVDLPLANARAICPDVQVHDADEVADADALNAIAEWCDRFTPLVALDLPHGLFLDISGCAHLFGGEAAMMNLVCSVLTAQGFRVSGAIAGTAVCARTLTRHVHGRIVRDGEEAEAVRLLPISALGADMAVVTGLRRAGLKTIGEVADRGRHEITARFGARFTALLEQALGHSDAPISPRKPLPDYIVEKRFAEPVATEAVISATLSGLAGTLVAAMGKQGKGARQLEARFFRTDGAVRTITVDTGQPVTRGEVIDRLFRERLEALSDPLDPGFGFDLIRLTASRTEIVVQEQRDLDAHVHDQDEVSALIDRIAARIGGKRVVVHLPQDTHIPERAVLKAPAQHHLLEAAQSTWPARVAGEPPLRPLRLFERPEQIKVIAEVPDGPPARFVWRRATHAVVRVEGPERVAMEWWRAGSAVLTRDYFRVEDEEGLRFWVYRDGLFEEIEQQEGKAVLPNWFMHGLFA